The proteins below come from a single Miscanthus floridulus cultivar M001 chromosome 1, ASM1932011v1, whole genome shotgun sequence genomic window:
- the LOC136457972 gene encoding secreted RxLR effector protein 161-like — translation MEALTLSQSMYASKLLEQSGMAECKPCVTPMEEQLKLMKASYMAKVDATLYQSIVGGLRYLVHMRPDIAFIMGYVNRFMEDPREDHWATVKWLLCYVKGMVDQGIIFPKTGGSRLQLTMFSDVDMARDIDGRRSTSAVLIFLGSAPISWLSLKHRVVVMSTCEIEYIAVATAVCQAERAAYFSGVPRSDWPKAVDAWPTTQLEEGAVSTSSESKGEGGGCKIMACG, via the exons atgGAGGCACTCACACTCAGTCAGAGCATGTACGCCTCAAAGCTATTGGAGCAGAGCggtatggctgagtgcaagccgtgcgtgactccaatggaggagcagCTGAAGCTGATGAAGGCTAGTTATATGgcaaaggtggatgcaacactctaccagagcatcgtcggtggtctgcgctacctagtccatatgaggccagacattgcgttcATCATGGGCTATGTCAACCGCTTCATGgaagatcccagagaggatcattgGGCTACGGTGAAGTGGCTACTGTGCTATGTTaaggggatggtggatcaggGTATTATCTTCCCCAAGACTGGTGGAAGCaggctgcagctcactatgttcagcgatgtagacatggcaagggacatcgatggacggcggagcacctctgcagtgctcatcttcctcgggtcggctccaatctcatggctatcACTAAAACATAGGGTGGTGGTGATGTCTACATGTGAGATAGAGTACATAGCAGTGGCCACAGCGGTGTGCCAAGCT GAACGAGCGGcgtacttctcgggcgtgccgaggagcgattggccaaagGCAGTGGACGCCTGGCCAACCACTCAGCTAGAGGAAGGTGCTGTCAGCACCTCATCAGAGTCCAAAGGTGAAGGTGGTGGTTGTAAG ATTATGGCATGTGGATGA